A genomic region of Desulfosarcina ovata subsp. ovata contains the following coding sequences:
- a CDS encoding hydrogenase codes for MATCKDCKYITPSPTGDPTKGVCIQARSELPKTQKTTTAIKGKMVKKADDACDKFEGGESWKNIKDLL; via the coding sequence ATGGCAACCTGCAAAGACTGTAAATACATTACTCCTTCACCCACTGGTGATCCCACCAAGGGAGTCTGCATCCAGGCAAGATCCGAACTCCCGAAGACACAGAAGACCACCACGGCCATCAAGGGCAAGATGGTAAAAAAGGCCGATGATGCCTGCGATAAGTTCGAAGGCGGCGAATCCTGGAAAAACATAAAAGATTTATTGTGA
- a CDS encoding glycyl-radical enzyme activating protein, with protein sequence MENESTNRDEQFFITNIQRFSVNDGPGIRTTVFLKGCPLQCAWCHNPESISPLQDFFFDEEKCVRCGACAQVCPEDAIQPPVKRKFVQDIEVRPIISSSGSILDKIKDGTFGSEEMVRSTRAMADEESMAAEIAPPRFDRDKCVRCMECVNACHYGALTTAGRCTTVDDVYQEVLEDRRFYETSGGGMTISGGEPLMQPDVTRKLFERACQDHIHTTLDTTGLAKWETIERILPYVNLVLFDIKTLDDAKHRKWTGVSNRLILENVRRIASFGTKIRLRCVIVHDVNYWDLGHARGIVEFAKTLGEAVVGIDLMPYHNFADKKYEKLGRKHFFKGFPNIFREDIEDYRELIEKNGPWKPTVGGLIGSDNGSVGYMPNLFNAVSSA encoded by the coding sequence ATGGAAAATGAATCAACCAACCGGGACGAACAGTTTTTCATCACCAATATTCAGCGCTTTTCGGTAAACGATGGACCGGGTATCCGAACCACCGTCTTTCTCAAAGGCTGCCCGCTTCAATGTGCCTGGTGCCACAATCCTGAATCCATCAGTCCGTTGCAGGATTTCTTTTTTGACGAAGAAAAATGCGTTCGTTGCGGGGCATGTGCGCAAGTTTGCCCCGAGGATGCGATCCAACCCCCGGTAAAACGAAAATTTGTGCAAGATATCGAGGTGAGACCGATCATCTCTTCGTCGGGTTCGATCCTGGACAAGATCAAGGACGGTACGTTCGGGTCTGAAGAGATGGTCCGCTCGACCCGAGCCATGGCCGACGAGGAATCCATGGCCGCCGAGATCGCCCCCCCGCGCTTTGACCGGGATAAATGCGTCCGATGCATGGAGTGCGTCAATGCCTGCCATTACGGGGCGCTGACCACTGCGGGGCGATGCACCACCGTTGATGACGTTTACCAGGAGGTGTTGGAAGACAGACGGTTTTATGAAACATCAGGAGGCGGCATGACCATCTCCGGTGGTGAGCCCCTGATGCAGCCCGACGTGACCCGGAAGTTGTTTGAACGAGCATGTCAGGACCACATCCATACGACCCTGGATACCACCGGCCTGGCCAAGTGGGAAACCATTGAACGAATCCTTCCCTATGTCAATCTTGTGTTGTTCGATATCAAGACGCTGGATGATGCCAAACACAGAAAATGGACCGGTGTTTCCAATCGGCTGATCCTGGAGAATGTAAGAAGAATTGCCTCCTTTGGCACAAAAATCAGGCTGCGCTGCGTGATCGTTCACGATGTCAATTACTGGGATCTGGGTCATGCGCGCGGTATCGTCGAATTTGCCAAAACCCTGGGCGAGGCGGTGGTGGGGATCGACCTCATGCCCTATCATAATTTTGCGGATAAAAAATACGAAAAGCTCGGGAGAAAACATTTTTTCAAGGGGTTTCCGAACATCTTTAGAGAAGATATCGAGGATTATCGTGAACTGATCGAGAAGAACGGCCCCTGGAAGCCCACCGTCGGCGGGTTGATCGGGTCCGACAACGGCAGCGTCGGTTATATGCCCAATTTGTTCAATGCGGTCTCTTCCGCTTGA
- a CDS encoding AAA family ATPase, producing the protein MNSYPKNNTLLIPEHDPYYYTDNETLNMLRIIHTISRKHPVNVLVAGRQGCGKSSIVKQYAAVYKKPLATFQVGILSEPGQLFGEYTLEDGETRYKQFLFPQAIQTPDCVIHLEEINRPEHPKALNMLFSILSDDREVWMDELGTLKVADGVTFFATLNEGDEYIGTELLDPALRDRFYILLMDYLPKVVEKEVLIKKTGISQSQADEIIEAIGSLRGNSDMALEISTRTTLMIGEVVAAGGTLRDAIVTCLQTGKDALESILLSLQIEKGITEKSDLDYLRFTPEMVS; encoded by the coding sequence TTGAATTCATACCCGAAAAACAATACCTTGCTGATCCCGGAGCATGACCCGTATTATTACACGGACAATGAAACCCTGAACATGCTCAGGATCATTCACACCATTTCCCGGAAGCATCCGGTCAATGTGCTGGTCGCCGGACGGCAGGGATGTGGGAAGTCCTCCATCGTCAAACAGTATGCCGCGGTCTATAAAAAACCACTGGCCACGTTTCAGGTGGGGATCCTGTCGGAACCGGGACAGCTGTTTGGCGAATATACCCTTGAAGACGGAGAAACCCGGTATAAGCAATTTCTCTTTCCGCAAGCCATTCAGACACCCGATTGCGTGATTCATCTGGAGGAGATCAATCGCCCCGAACATCCCAAGGCGCTGAACATGCTCTTCTCGATCCTGTCCGATGACCGGGAAGTCTGGATGGACGAATTGGGCACCCTGAAAGTTGCCGACGGTGTCACTTTCTTCGCCACCCTGAATGAAGGCGATGAGTACATCGGTACGGAATTGCTCGATCCCGCCCTGCGTGACCGGTTTTATATCCTGCTCATGGATTACCTGCCCAAAGTGGTGGAAAAAGAGGTGCTGATCAAAAAAACCGGTATTTCCCAGAGCCAGGCCGATGAGATTATCGAAGCGATCGGCTCCCTGCGCGGCAATTCAGATATGGCACTTGAAATTTCCACGCGTACCACGCTGATGATCGGTGAGGTGGTCGCCGCCGGCGGCACTCTTCGAGATGCGATTGTCACCTGCCTCCAGACCGGCAAGGACGCCCTCGAGTCGATCCTGCTGTCCCTGCAGATTGAAAAGGGCATCACCGAGAAAAGCGATTTGGACTACCTTCGCTTTACCCCGGAAATGGTATCGTAG
- a CDS encoding vWA domain-containing protein has product MDIEKIGDETVVNRFRLSAEPGYSEFWRRNKSPIAAYEMARLLSGMRKVASYVGRNSGTIIWSGMDASGAIAIDPAPVMGQYPVPAIKTDRILGLTIRKAYRKTEWSGRFYEMAQAQAKLPTRFAYKFQLFFNMCENVYLDCLSNRTVLGVYTEAHRAHAINTAFDGASHPPTISELLHIWWGIAADRSGTQYKQPYTDTSSRAISKQTSLEKFYKKPIELLNTLVEPLVDTCPRIQGVTERGNFRVNLYQLLWPTLFEMIKYWATDSKDPFLLLRKVGKNVLEPDGHEDAPPPPVYFSKEIQKILPKRTIDFTDRVKEIVFDDKADVVRVEINDIVMPAQVRINKKLLHHLKLVIKTTAQKITLFNRGLRTGKIDRRRLYRAPTTGTIFQTGKDDFELVNDIILLIDATGSMASQHKWEFAEEIYQTLFTALKSYNKNARLFAYNEFKDVCRLTELYQRDKFYSIFPHGKTASGEAIIASILRFKSSHKKPFIIHLTDGASNWGCGVENAIRTCQRKRVNLLTLGMWCGKKSKEQLIAEYGNLVQFVDSVDSLPLLFRTLLNKSKWS; this is encoded by the coding sequence ATGGATATCGAAAAAATCGGCGACGAAACGGTGGTCAACCGTTTCCGCCTTTCCGCAGAGCCGGGATACTCCGAATTCTGGCGAAGAAACAAATCCCCCATTGCGGCCTACGAGATGGCCCGACTGCTCAGCGGCATGCGCAAGGTGGCGTCCTATGTCGGTCGCAACAGCGGCACGATTATCTGGTCCGGAATGGATGCCAGCGGCGCCATTGCCATCGATCCCGCTCCGGTGATGGGACAGTATCCTGTACCGGCGATCAAAACCGACCGTATTCTGGGACTTACCATCCGCAAGGCGTATCGCAAAACCGAATGGTCCGGGCGATTTTATGAAATGGCCCAGGCCCAGGCGAAACTGCCGACCCGGTTTGCATATAAATTTCAATTGTTTTTCAATATGTGCGAGAACGTTTACCTGGACTGCTTGTCCAACCGGACCGTCTTGGGCGTTTACACCGAAGCGCACCGCGCCCATGCGATCAACACGGCTTTCGACGGGGCCTCGCATCCGCCGACCATATCGGAATTGCTCCATATCTGGTGGGGGATCGCGGCCGACCGAAGCGGTACCCAATACAAGCAACCGTATACGGACACGTCTTCCCGCGCGATTTCCAAGCAGACCAGTCTGGAAAAATTCTATAAAAAACCCATCGAGTTGTTGAACACCCTGGTGGAGCCGCTTGTGGATACGTGCCCGCGCATTCAAGGGGTTACCGAAAGGGGCAATTTCCGCGTCAATCTCTACCAGTTGCTTTGGCCCACCCTCTTTGAGATGATCAAATACTGGGCCACCGACTCAAAGGACCCCTTTCTTTTGTTGAGAAAGGTCGGGAAAAATGTGCTGGAACCGGATGGGCATGAGGACGCGCCCCCCCCACCGGTCTATTTCTCAAAGGAAATACAGAAGATCCTGCCGAAGCGGACGATCGATTTTACCGACCGCGTAAAGGAGATCGTTTTTGATGACAAGGCCGATGTGGTGCGTGTCGAAATCAACGATATTGTCATGCCGGCACAGGTTCGTATCAATAAAAAACTGCTGCATCATCTCAAGTTGGTGATCAAGACCACCGCCCAGAAAATCACCCTGTTCAACCGAGGACTGCGAACCGGCAAGATCGACCGCCGCCGTCTCTATCGCGCTCCCACGACAGGCACCATTTTTCAGACCGGAAAGGATGACTTCGAACTGGTCAACGATATCATTCTGCTCATTGATGCCACCGGCTCCATGGCGTCACAACACAAATGGGAATTTGCCGAAGAGATCTACCAAACCCTTTTTACGGCGCTCAAGTCGTACAACAAAAATGCACGGCTTTTTGCCTATAATGAATTCAAAGATGTCTGCCGGCTGACCGAACTTTATCAGCGCGATAAATTTTACAGCATTTTCCCTCACGGAAAAACAGCCTCGGGAGAGGCGATCATCGCCTCGATCCTGAGGTTCAAATCTTCCCACAAGAAACCGTTTATCATCCATCTGACCGATGGTGCCTCCAATTGGGGGTGCGGTGTCGAAAATGCGATTCGTACATGCCAGCGCAAGCGTGTCAATCTGCTGACTCTTGGCATGTGGTGTGGAAAGAAGAGCAAAGAGCAACTGATCGCCGAATATGGCAACCTGGTCCAGTTTGTCGATTCCGTCGATTCATTGCCCCTTCTGTTCAGAACCCTTTTAAATAAGAGCAAATGGAGTTAA
- a CDS encoding DUF4125 family protein: MQKSSLVIEKGERERFMQEILDREWEMFQAVKSATPASCQESPETFRKVRGSIFQLWPRKLMAAYLIELTAAKRHGRNLLTEKYARMDNLIPPINTNPVIDKIVAIEAQWQQAIRERYPALYARSCRGTDRTDDGNNFSVYLRSELETYGDTALDIYYEWVEMARRSGMNYSLSMLNHLVLNSGFESIEAAEAFWSKEIDT, translated from the coding sequence ATGCAAAAAAGCTCACTTGTAATTGAAAAAGGGGAGCGTGAACGGTTCATGCAGGAGATTCTTGACCGGGAATGGGAGATGTTCCAGGCGGTAAAAAGCGCTACCCCGGCGTCCTGCCAGGAGAGTCCGGAGACGTTTCGAAAAGTCCGCGGCAGCATTTTTCAACTGTGGCCGCGCAAGTTGATGGCCGCTTATTTGATCGAACTGACCGCCGCCAAACGGCACGGGCGGAATCTGCTTACCGAGAAATATGCCCGTATGGACAACCTGATCCCGCCGATCAACACCAACCCGGTGATCGATAAAATCGTGGCCATTGAGGCCCAATGGCAGCAGGCCATTCGCGAGCGCTATCCGGCGTTATACGCGCGCTCCTGCCGAGGGACCGATCGGACCGATGACGGGAATAACTTTTCCGTGTATCTGCGCAGCGAACTCGAAACATACGGCGATACCGCTCTGGATATATACTACGAGTGGGTCGAGATGGCCCGGCGCTCGGGAATGAACTACTCCCTGAGCATGCTGAACCACCTTGTTCTCAACAGTGGGTTTGAGAGCATTGAGGCGGCCGAGGCGTTCTGGTCAAAGGAGATCGACACTTAA
- a CDS encoding NAD-dependent epimerase/dehydratase family protein, with the protein MKSLLVIGGSYFAGRVFIEQLSPLDRYDIHIFNRGNLPVNIPGVAQITGDRERPDDIEQRIPDRHWDAVVDFCAYTPAHIDSMLSHIPGTIGHYIFISTTSIYAPTQTVPIPEQAPKLDAPQPELGEFADYGYLKWMAERVLERKCRSEKIDYTILRPAIIYGRYNYAPRESFFFKHALTGTPLVVPVDPHIFYSFVWVEDLAELIMACLENQAVMGQAYNVAGEEMISYRRMADVIEEITGRKLQRRALSMDEIVRQQVPMPFPPDEHLLYDGRKLCQTLAYEHTPFIIGMAKTWKDYQCVLRRRKVYQ; encoded by the coding sequence ATGAAATCATTGCTTGTCATTGGCGGAAGTTATTTCGCCGGCAGAGTTTTCATTGAACAGCTGTCCCCACTGGATCGTTACGACATCCATATTTTTAACCGCGGCAATCTGCCCGTCAACATCCCGGGGGTGGCGCAGATCACCGGCGACCGTGAGCGCCCTGACGATATTGAGCAGCGCATACCGGATCGGCACTGGGATGCCGTGGTCGATTTTTGTGCGTACACCCCGGCGCATATCGATTCCATGCTCAGCCATATTCCCGGAACCATCGGCCATTATATCTTCATCAGTACCACCTCGATCTATGCGCCCACGCAAACGGTGCCGATTCCCGAACAGGCGCCCAAGCTGGATGCACCGCAACCTGAGTTGGGCGAGTTTGCCGATTATGGTTATCTGAAATGGATGGCGGAACGCGTCCTTGAAAGAAAGTGCCGGTCAGAGAAGATTGACTACACCATTTTGCGTCCGGCCATTATCTATGGTCGGTACAACTATGCTCCCCGGGAGTCTTTTTTCTTCAAGCACGCCCTTACGGGCACCCCCCTGGTCGTCCCCGTTGATCCCCATATTTTTTATAGTTTCGTCTGGGTCGAGGACCTGGCCGAACTGATCATGGCCTGTCTTGAGAACCAGGCGGTGATGGGGCAGGCGTATAACGTTGCCGGTGAAGAGATGATCTCTTACCGCCGCATGGCCGATGTGATCGAAGAAATCACCGGCCGGAAACTCCAGCGACGGGCGCTGAGCATGGATGAGATCGTTCGTCAACAAGTCCCCATGCCGTTTCCACCGGACGAGCATCTTTTATATGACGGGCGCAAACTGTGCCAGACGCTCGCTTATGAACATACGCCGTTCATCATCGGCATGGCCAAAACGTGGAAGGATTATCAATGCGTGCTACGGCGCAGAAAGGTATATCAATGA
- a CDS encoding ubiquitin-like small modifier protein 1, which yields MTEKFGITVKLATALARHTGNQKQIGCKVNGEDDLASVLNDLEDQFPGIKAKICSADVDLRDSINVYVNGDNVRYLNGLKTALKQGDVVNIIPAVAAG from the coding sequence ATGACGGAAAAGTTCGGTATTACGGTGAAACTGGCAACCGCCCTGGCCCGTCATACGGGCAATCAAAAGCAGATCGGCTGCAAGGTGAACGGTGAAGATGATCTCGCGTCCGTGCTGAACGATCTCGAGGACCAATTCCCGGGGATCAAAGCCAAGATCTGCAGCGCCGACGTTGATCTTCGCGACAGTATCAATGTGTATGTCAATGGGGACAATGTTCGATATCTGAACGGCCTTAAAACCGCATTGAAACAGGGCGATGTGGTCAATATTATTCCTGCCGTGGCTGCGGGATAA
- a CDS encoding HesA/MoeB/ThiF family protein has product MHASDAEKRFSRQTLLPEVGRQGQERLARAAVFLVGAGGLASAAAYYLVAAGVGTIGIADSDRVEISNLNRQILHDASRIGMTKVASARQCLETFHPGVTVNTIAQRLTSTQALTTVFADYDLIIDCTDNFAARYRINAAAMKSGTPWIYGAASGFEGQVMTIVPGKGPCYRCLYPSSPGDTDRVVPVMGVAPGIVGMVQAAEAIKQILGTGTLLLGRMLFVDLLDMNFSELNISRNPNCPDCGH; this is encoded by the coding sequence ATGCACGCGTCAGATGCGGAAAAGCGATTCTCCAGGCAAACCCTATTGCCCGAGGTGGGACGGCAAGGCCAGGAAAGACTGGCCAGGGCCGCTGTTTTTCTGGTGGGGGCCGGTGGCTTGGCCTCAGCGGCCGCCTATTATCTGGTTGCCGCAGGCGTTGGCACCATCGGTATTGCCGACAGTGACCGGGTTGAGATCAGTAACCTCAACCGTCAAATCTTGCATGATGCCTCCCGTATCGGGATGACCAAGGTGGCTTCGGCCAGGCAGTGCCTGGAAACGTTTCATCCCGGGGTGACCGTTAACACCATCGCTCAGCGATTGACGTCGACGCAGGCTTTGACCACGGTGTTTGCGGACTATGACCTGATAATCGATTGTACGGACAACTTTGCCGCCCGCTATCGCATCAATGCCGCCGCGATGAAAAGTGGAACGCCGTGGATTTACGGCGCGGCCAGCGGTTTCGAAGGCCAGGTGATGACTATCGTCCCCGGCAAGGGGCCCTGTTATCGCTGCCTTTATCCCTCAAGCCCCGGAGATACCGACCGGGTGGTCCCGGTGATGGGGGTGGCACCCGGTATCGTCGGCATGGTCCAGGCTGCCGAAGCGATCAAACAAATTCTCGGCACGGGAACGCTGCTGCTGGGACGGATGCTTTTTGTGGATTTGCTGGATATGAATTTCTCTGAATTGAATATATCCCGCAACCCGAACTGCCCGGATTGTGGTCACTGA
- a CDS encoding TetR/AcrR family transcriptional regulator, producing the protein MAENNKQQKILSAASEIIADKGLRESTITEIASRAGVVDSIIYHYFKNKEDLLFCALDAHLKSSIEAINFQFQGIIGAPAKLGKMIWYHLHSNDFNQGNERIVKRLLLECRANKKFYRHESYNSLKQYAGVLTGILKEGVAEGAFRGDLNIAVARDMIFGLLDEESLSCLAARELTATLPDFDDIMSFVLAMVEAPPVDHTATKKEDKAKAVLNAATTIFSQKGFNGATMLEIGNEANVAEGTIYEYYINKQDLLLSIAKERFEKFKVDLDQTFQLDDPLTKLRRIIWNHFLIFFTNHEFLTLFLNDIKLNKHFYRTDSYVYFINYFSKLSEILGEGKRAGIFRQQVNNRIYRNLFIGSFTHILLRWLFVSTPPPLTFMQEFSHAVDLLCRAVTSRHV; encoded by the coding sequence GTGGCAGAAAATAATAAACAACAAAAAATTCTTAGCGCTGCCAGTGAAATTATTGCTGACAAAGGTTTGCGTGAATCAACGATAACGGAGATTGCCAGCCGGGCCGGTGTCGTTGATTCAATCATCTATCACTATTTCAAAAACAAGGAAGACCTTCTTTTCTGCGCCTTGGACGCACATCTGAAATCGTCCATCGAAGCCATCAATTTTCAGTTCCAGGGAATTATCGGTGCACCGGCAAAGCTTGGCAAGATGATTTGGTATCATCTGCATTCAAACGATTTTAATCAGGGAAATGAAAGAATCGTCAAGCGACTGCTTCTGGAGTGCCGAGCCAACAAAAAGTTTTACCGACACGAAAGTTACAATTCCCTGAAGCAATACGCCGGGGTTTTGACGGGCATTCTCAAGGAAGGTGTCGCAGAAGGGGCCTTTCGTGGCGATTTGAATATTGCTGTCGCGCGGGATATGATTTTCGGGCTGTTGGACGAAGAGTCGCTGTCTTGTCTGGCGGCCAGGGAGTTGACCGCGACGCTGCCTGATTTCGATGATATTATGTCGTTTGTTCTGGCGATGGTTGAAGCGCCCCCCGTCGATCATACCGCCACCAAAAAGGAGGATAAAGCCAAGGCAGTCCTTAACGCCGCCACCACCATTTTCTCTCAAAAAGGGTTTAACGGTGCCACAATGCTGGAAATCGGCAATGAGGCCAACGTTGCCGAAGGGACTATTTATGAGTATTACATCAATAAACAGGATTTACTTCTTTCCATCGCCAAGGAACGCTTTGAAAAATTTAAAGTCGACCTTGACCAAACCTTCCAGTTGGATGATCCGCTAACCAAACTGAGACGAATCATCTGGAATCACTTTCTCATTTTTTTCACCAACCATGAATTTTTAACCCTGTTCCTTAACGATATCAAACTGAACAAGCATTTCTACAGGACCGATTCGTATGTATATTTTATAAACTATTTCAGCAAGCTGTCAGAGATCTTGGGCGAGGGGAAACGCGCCGGGATTTTCCGTCAGCAAGTCAACAACCGGATCTATCGAAATCTGTTCATCGGATCCTTCACCCACATTCTTCTTCGCTGGCTCTTCGTCTCTACACCGCCCCCCCTGACGTTCATGCAGGAATTCTCGCATGCCGTTGATTTGCTGTGCAGAGCGGTGACATCCCGTCACGTGTGA